The window AAGGTTCTTATTGAATATTGCTGTGTATGAGATTAACCAGAGAAACATTTTAATCAATGCCAACAATCCTTCAGAACCTGATGAGCTTGTACAGCGAGGTGCAGACCGGAGCCGTGGATTTGAAGCTGAGCTTTCCGGGCACATCCTTCCTCAATGGCATATTTATGGAGGTTACAGCTATATTGATGCTAAAATACTGGATGATACCAATCCTGATCTTGCAGGGAAAAGGAAAGAAAATACTTCTAAAAATTCTGTCAATATCTGGACACGCTACAATTTTTCAACCATAGAGCTTATAAAAGACTTTGGCATTGGAGCAGGGATTCTTTATCAGAGTTCAAAAGTGCCGTGGTTTACAAGAAGTTTTGAACTTCCGGCATATACTACTATAGATGCTGCATTGTATTATACTCCTGCAAAATCTGTCCAGCTGGCTTTTAATCTGAATAATATTACCAATAAAGCCTACTGGATCGGGGCTCAGAATTACCTCAGGCTATTTCCGGGAACACCAAGAAATTATTTACTAACTGCTACTTACAAATTTTAAATTATGGCTATTTCAAACTTACAACTGATGGTGAGAAAGACCTGGCAAGACCTGTTTAAAGGGAAACAGAATCTGCTTATCACCATTACTGTACTCCTCTTCTGCATGCTGAGCATTGGCATCGGTTTTACAAAATACACTGATTCCTTTTCAAAAATAAAGGAATACCGGAAAGAAGTCCGGGAGCATTGGGAACAAAGACCTGATAAGCATCCGCATCGTATGGCTCATTATGGTTATCTGGTTTTCAGAATCGGACATCCACTAAATATTTTTGATAATGGGCTAGACGACTATCTTGGAAACGTCATATTTTTGGAAGCACATAAACAGAATACAGCCAATCTTTCAGAAGCCGGAAGTTCAGGTACTCTGGTCAGATTCGGAGCTTTCAGCAGTGCTTTTATTCTGCAGAGTATTGTTCCTTTGATTATTCTTTTTTTAGGGTTTGGATTAATAGTACAGGAACGTGAGAATGCCACCTTAAAAATCATCAGTGTGCAGGGCGCTTCGGGAAGAGATATTGTCTGGGGAAAAGTTCTGGGACTGTGGCTGTTTTCCCTATGTTTCCTGATTCCTGTAATTCCTGTAGTTTTTGTGGCTGCACTGCTGTCACAAACGACAGATTCAACAGATATTTTAATCCGTTTGTTGTTCCTGCTGCCCGCTTATATGATGTATTACTTTTTCATCAGCACTTTAACGGTTCTCGTTTCTGCGAACAGTAAAAGTACATCTTCAGCACTGATCAGCCTTATCGGTTTCTGGCTTCTTTTCATTATTGTTTTGCCAAAAGGGGTTCAGTTTGCTGCCCAGAATTTATATCCGGCTCCTTCCCGTATTGCTTTTGAAACCAATCTGGAAAAGGATATTTTAAAATCCGGGGATAGCCACAATCCTGACGATCCTCATTTTAAGAGAATTAAAGATTCTTTACTTGCTCATTATAAGGTAAACACCACCAATGAACTTCCTTTCAACTATGGAGGATTTGTCATGAAAGAAGGAGAAAAGATAAGTTCCAAAATTTATATCAGACATCAAAAAGAATTGCAGACCATTTATCACAGACAACAAAATCTCACTGATATTTCGGGATTAATTAATCCAGCCATTGCTCTTAAAAACTTTTCCATGATAGCAACGGGCACTGATTTTTTCTCTTATACTCAATTTCAAAAGCAGGCTGAAGAGTATCGCTATCAAATGGCTCAGCATTTAAATGATCTGCAGATTGAGCATATCAGCAATATTAAACCGGAGAAAGGAGGACCGCCTGCTGTGATAGATAAAGACAACTGGAAGAAATTCCCTGACTTTAATTATCAGTATACTGCTGTTTCAGACAGCTTGAAAGAGCAATTCATCCCTGCTATTGCTTTAGTTCTTTGGTTAGCAATATGCATTTTCGCAATTGAAATAAGTGGAAGAAAATTAAAATTAATCTAAATGAATCGTTATTTATATACCCAATTTTACCGTAACAAAGCCTACATCATTGCATTGTTATTTTTGTTCATGGCCGGGATTATGGCTA of the Chryseobacterium viscerum genome contains:
- a CDS encoding ABC transporter permease, coding for MAISNLQLMVRKTWQDLFKGKQNLLITITVLLFCMLSIGIGFTKYTDSFSKIKEYRKEVREHWEQRPDKHPHRMAHYGYLVFRIGHPLNIFDNGLDDYLGNVIFLEAHKQNTANLSEAGSSGTLVRFGAFSSAFILQSIVPLIILFLGFGLIVQERENATLKIISVQGASGRDIVWGKVLGLWLFSLCFLIPVIPVVFVAALLSQTTDSTDILIRLLFLLPAYMMYYFFISTLTVLVSANSKSTSSALISLIGFWLLFIIVLPKGVQFAAQNLYPAPSRIAFETNLEKDILKSGDSHNPDDPHFKRIKDSLLAHYKVNTTNELPFNYGGFVMKEGEKISSKIYIRHQKELQTIYHRQQNLTDISGLINPAIALKNFSMIATGTDFFSYTQFQKQAEEYRYQMAQHLNDLQIEHISNIKPEKGGPPAVIDKDNWKKFPDFNYQYTAVSDSLKEQFIPAIALVLWLAICIFAIEISGRKLKLI